A segment of the Bdellovibrio bacteriovorus genome:
CGACCAGAGTGTTCCCGGCTTTTTGCAGCGGGATCAGGGTGTTTTTTTCGCACACATCCTTGGGAATCATTGCAATGACACTTGCATCGATTTCAAACGTGTTGACCTCGACCCCTGGAACCGCAAAGTGTTTTTCAACAGCGCGAAGGATCTGATTGTCTTTTAAGTAACCGAGTTGAATGATGGAATTCGTCAGCTTCTGCCCGGTTTTTTTCTGCTCTTCGATGGCCAACGCCAATTGATCAGGCTTGAGCAAACCTTGCTTGACTAGAATTTCCCCGATTTTGAGTGAAGACATTAGGACTCCCCTGGACTCACTTTACTCCAGGGTGCCATTTTTTGTAACTAGACTGAGGATGAGTTTTCTTTCAAAAAGCGGGTCCAGCTTTCGTGAATCTCTTCGTTGCTCAGATTATGATTCGGATGCAGACGCTCCAGCCACAAACGTGTCAGCGCCTCGGCGACCAGCACCGGATGCAGCACCCGCAGCTCGGCTTTTTCGGCTTCTTCCAGCAACAGATTCTGCAGCGGCAACAAGTTCAGGTCCAGGGCATAGCCAGTGCCCTTCATATAATTGAAGTAAGACAAATCCGTCAGCAGTGCCTGCTGCCCTGATAAATCCACCGTGTTCACCACAATGCCGGCACTCACCGCCTGCATTGTCAGTTCATCAATTGGCAAAATATGGAAACGAATCCCCAGATGGGATTTCATCAAAGCCTGCTGATGTTCCTCCAGGCCTTCAGCTTCCCCCACCAGATAAATATCTGAAATGCCCATCAGCGCCAGCACCGAAGCGACCACGCGGGCCTCTTCGTTGTGCCCGATCACAAAAGCCGGGGTGCGAATATCCAGATCGCGGGCATCAGCCACCAAAACCATGCGCAAAGCCTCATGCAAAAGCACCCGCGGATACCAGGATCCGTCTTCTGAAAAGAAAGAATCCAGAACCTGCACCGCCCGAACCTGCGTGGGCAGCACTTTCATTTGCGGCAGAATTTCGGAAGACAATGACGGAGCGACTTTAACCGCCGCCGCCCCTTGAAAAACCCCGGCGGAAAATTCACTGACCGTTTCAAACTGCCAGTCCCAGCCCTTTTCACTGGCCAAAGACTGCATAAAACGCATGAACTGTCCTGGTGTGCCGTCCGGCCGGATCTCACGAATGAGGGTGCTCATCAAAATACTTTCTGGCGTCGGCCATGTCGTTTTGAATCTGGTTTTTCAGCTCTTCAATGCCCGAGAATTTTTTTTCATCGCGCAGGAATTTCAGCAGATAAACCTCCACTTCAATTCCGTAAAGCTGAGCATCAAAATCGAACAAATGCGTTTCGATTTTCACCGGCCCCTTGCCGTTTTCCTGGAAGGTGGGATTCACTCCGATGTTGGTGATGGAAGGATGCAGATGCGCTCCGATTTTGGTTAGAGTGCAGTATACACCCTGACGCGGAATAAACTCGACATCCGGGTGAACATTGGCTGTCGGAACACCGATGGTGCGCCCGCGCTGAAAGCCTTTTTCCACATGACCACGCAAATAGTAAGTGCGTGCCAAAAGATCATTGGCCTTTTCCACCTCACCGTTTTTCAGGTGTTCACGGATGCGCGTGGAAGACACCACCGCCCCTTCAAACTGGAACGGCGGAATGATGATCAGGCGAATGCCTTTTTCAGCGCAGTATCTTTCCAGGAACGGGATGTTGCCGGCGCGGTCAGCTCCAAAGTTAAAATCATGCCCCACCACCAGGGTTTTGGGATTCAGTTGCTTCAGGACATAATTATCCAAAAACTGCTGCGGAGTGACCTTGGCAAAGTCCCGGGTGAATTCCTCGATAATGACGTTTTCGATGCCGCGTTTTTCAAACTGTTCCTGCTGGTCTTTCAGGTCGAAAAGACGATAAGTGGCCCTTTCAGGGTGAAGAACCTTCACGGGGTGAGGATGGAAAGTATACACGACCGACGGGACCCCGAAATACTGAGCCTCTCGCACGACATTTTCAATAAGCTGCTGGTGGCCCAGATGGACCCCGTCAAAATTCCCTATAGTGACGACAGACGCCGCCAAGGGAGCGCTCAGATGTTTGGCACCTTGATAAACCTGCATATTTTTCAATATACCCGTTTCTACGCCTCCCGGTAAGAGCTTTTAATCGTTGAATTTTTCAATAAATTTGCTATGTTGCGACGCGTGCAAAAGGGCCTCATTCCTCACCTCTTATACCGACTCGAAGTCCTGCTTCGATTCTTCTCCCGTCGCCGGGGTTTTTGGCTGCGTTGCCTTTTGTGCTGGCTTATCGGTTGCCTGGCTTTGTCCAACGATGAAATCACGTCTTACGACCAGCGCTTCCAACTGCGCGGAGACCAAAAAACCTCCCCGCAGATCGTTCTGATCACCATCAAACAATCAGATTTTGCGATGATCTATGATGCCCGAACAAACTTCCTCGACAACATGAGCGAAGTCACCGACATCACCGACAGCTTCTTCTGGAACAAACCCCTTTGGTCCGAACTGCTTTTGCGTATCCTGCGCCAAAATCCCCAGTCTGTGGGCGTGACCCTGTACTTTGGCGATAACATCGGCACGGTTCGCATGACGCCGGAGGATCAGCGCATCTTCCTGGATCCGCGCATCGTGTGGGCTTCAACCACCAATTCCCTGGAACGCATCCTGACCCCGGTCTTTACCAACCGGGACCACAACAACCTGGGAAGCAACGAACTTCGTCGTGACGAAGACGGCGTGGTCCGTCGTGTGTTCCCTCAGCGGGCGGAAATGCCCCACTTGGTGGAAAAAATCACCGGTAAGAAGTTCCCGACCCAATTGGCGGGCCTGGCGATCAACTATCGCGGCTCAGCGCGAGTCTTCAAACAGTACTCTTTAAGTGAAATCATCTATGACGAACTTCCGGCCAATGCCTTCACTGACAAAATCATTTTGATCGGGGCCGAGACTTCGTCCGCTCCGGTGTACATGACCCCGATGGGGACTTTGTCGCGCACAGAAATCCTGGCGCATATCACCGACACGGTTTTAGGCGACAAGTGGATTAAGCGCCTCAGCTTTGCCTGGTACGCTGCCGGTTTCTTTGTGCTGATGCTGATGGCGGTCTTTGTGATCACCACCTATCCGCAGTCCGTGGCCCTGTTCTTTATTCTTTGGATCGGCACTTTGCTTGCGGCCCTGTCGGCGTGGGTTTTTGACACGTTCTATTTCTGGTCCCCGGCGTTTTCTCCGTTCGTACTGCTGGCCACAAGCTGGATCATCTTCATCGGTTATCAGGCCACCAAAATTGAACGCCAGAACTTCCATTTGCAGCAGGAACAGGAATATCTGGCACAGCTGGAACAGTTGAAAAACAACTTCGTCAGTCTGATTTCCCATGACCTGAAAACGCCGATTGCAAAAATTCAGGCCATCGTCGACCGCCTGATGACCCAGCATGCGCACGAAACGGAATTGGGACAGGATCTGAAATCCCTGCGCCTTTTCAGTGATGAACTGAATCGTTATATCCAGTCCATCCTCAAGGTTCTTCGTGTCGAGTCCCGTGATTTCAAAATCAACAAGGAAGTTGCCGACATCAACGAGATCATCGAAGAGGCCCTGCAGCACCTGCGCCCGCTGGCCCGGGAAAGAGGCATCCAGATCCACACGGCTTTGGAGCCGATGTTCTCGGTGGAATTTGATACGACTCTGCTGAAAGAGGTTGTGATCAATCTGATTGAAAATGCGATTAAGTACACGCCCAGCGGCGGTCAGATCGAAGTGATCTCGCACGAGTCCGAAGAATTCGTGCACGTCCTGGTGAAGGACACCGGAGAAGGGATCAAGCCCGAAGACATGGAAAAGGTCTGGGGTAAATTCACGCGCGGTTCCGATCAGGATCTGCGCACCAAGGGAACCGGCCTTGGACTTTATCTGGTTAAATATTTTATTGAACTGCATGGCGGTAAAGTAACGATGGAAAGTAAACTGGGACTTGGGACCACGGTTGCTTTCACCCTGCCGCTGGATGCTGAAGAAGACGAGGTGTTAGTATGATCAATAAGCTCCACACACTGATTGTTGATGACGAGGCCGAACTGCGCCGTTCGGTGATTTCGATCCTGAAATCCACCATGCCCGAAATTGAATTCACCATCGAGGAAGCCGCGACGGGCCGCGAAGCCCTGGACAAGGTGAAACAACAGCAATGGGATCTGGTTCTGATGGACGTGAAGATGCCGGAAATGAACGGCCTTGAAGCGTTGACCGCGATTAAGGAACACGACCCCCGCACTTTCGTCGTTTTGATGACGGCGCATTCAAATCTTCATGACGCTGTCGTGGCGATCAAAGAAGGTGCTTACGACTACGTCGAAAAACCGGTGCAGCCACAACAACTGGCCGAAATCGTGCGTAAAAGCCTTGAGGCGCGCGATCTGATTTCGTCTTTGGCGATGTCCAATCCCGTGTTTGACGACGACATTGAATCCGAGATCGTGGGCGGCTCTTCCAAAATGAAAGAGGTCTTCAACCTGATCTACCGTCTGTGCAAAGTCGACACGACGGTTCTGGTGCGTGGTGAAAACGGAACCGGCAAAGAGCTTGTGGCCCGCGCCATTCACTTCAACTCCCCTCGAAAATCCGGTGCCTTTGTGGCCATCAACTGCGGGGCGATCCCGGAAAATCTGATGGAAAGCGAATTGTTCGGCCACGAAAAAGGCGCTTTCACCGGCGCGGTGGAACGCAAGATCGGGAAATTCCAACTGGCGAACAACGGAACCTTGTTCCTGGATGAAATCGGCGAGCTTCGCCCGGACATGCAGGTAAAACTTTTGCGCGTTTTGCAAGAGCGCAAGTTCACCCCGGTGGGCAGCAACCGTGAAGTCAAAACCACGACGCGTATTATTGCCGCCACCAACCGCAATCTGGAAAAGATGATGGAAGAAGGCGAATTCCGCGAAGACTTGTTCTATCGCCTGAATGTCATGCCGATCTTCCTGCCTCCTTTGCGTGAGCGTTCTGATGACATCGAGGCCCTGGCTGGAAACTTCATCAAGAAGTTCTCAAAGCAACACGGCCGTCAGATCACGGGCATCACCCCGGAAGCTTTGGACATGCTGAAATCCTATCGCTGGCCCGGAAACATCCGCGAGCTTGAGAACATCATCGAGCGTTCTTTCATCGTGGAAAACAGTCACCAGATCACCGTGGATTCACTGCCTGATTCCATCAAACTTGCGCCGAAAGACGGCACTGACAAAACAGCGAGCGTTGGTTATTCCGGCCCGCTGGACTTTGATGCCTTCAAAGAAGAGATGGAAAAGGAATTTATCGTCAGCGCTTTGAAAGCCAACAACGGTCGTATCAACCAGACGGTGGCTCAGGCGAACATTCCGAAGAACACCCTGCTGCGCAAGATCCGCAAGTACGGCATCAATGTGAAGGAATACACTAACGAAGAATAAACCCGGCCGTGCGAAGGACTTCCTCTGCCGGGATGTCCTTCATGCACACATGGGTTTTGATCGGACAGACCTTGTGGCCATGCTTGCCGCAAGGTCGACAGCGCAAGTCCTCTTTCTGGACGACATAAGATTGTGCTGACCACGGGCGATAGCCAAATTCCAAAATCGTGGGACCAAACACCGCAATCAAAGGTGTTTCACAGACCGCCGCCAAGTGTGTCGACGCACTGTCGTTTCCAACCAGCAATGCGGCACGGGCGATCAACTGGGCTGACTCAATGATCTTGGTTTTGCCCGCCAAGGACACAGAACCCGCAATGCCCTCTGCCACTCGTTCTGACAGTGTTTCTTCCCCGGGACCACCCATCACGTAGACTTCATAGCCCTGATCTTTCAGCGCCTTGCCAACGCCGATAAAACCCTCCTCCGTCCAGCGTTTGGTGGCCCACACGCTGCCTGGGAAGATCAACACGGCTTTTCCGTTTTCAAACCCCTGAAGGTTGAATTTGGTCTTTAGCTGCTGAAACAATTCAGAATGCGCCAGCACTTTTTCACGCTGGCTCATGGACGCCCACTCAGGAGGCGCTGGTAACAAACCATGATCTGCCGGCAAATAGGGTTTTGCCCGGGTGACATAGTCTTCGATGTTCTTTTTCAGTTCGGGATCAAACGGCGCCAAAAGACTGAGCTGTCTCATCGCATCCGGCAGACGCACATCGCGTTTTACGCGGGTTTGGAAAGCCAGAAAGTTCCAGGCATTTTTGTAAGAGACTTTATGAGCGGCCTTGATTTGCATACAGAACAAAACCGTACGCATGGATTCATGCGGAGAAATCAGATGATCGACATTTTCTGACCGCAGGGATTCAATGATGCGGGCGTATGTGTCTTTCTTGCCCTTTTCGATTTCATAGACGTGATCAACAATACCGGCTTTGACAAAGAAGTCGCCCAAACCTTTGCGGCAAACCAACCCCAGCTTGTGGTCAGGCCACAAGGCCCGGCATTTTTTAAGGAGCGGGATTGAGAGCAGTAGATCGCCCAGAAAGGCGGTTTGCACAACAAGATTCAAGGGCATCGATAACTTCCTCTAACGAGACCTGATCGTAGCACATAATGGCTTTTTCACAAGTCCTCTTCCAGCAAG
Coding sequences within it:
- a CDS encoding bifunctional riboflavin kinase/FAD synthetase; amino-acid sequence: MQVYQGAKHLSAPLAASVVTIGNFDGVHLGHQQLIENVVREAQYFGVPSVVYTFHPHPVKVLHPERATYRLFDLKDQQEQFEKRGIENVIIEEFTRDFAKVTPQQFLDNYVLKQLNPKTLVVGHDFNFGADRAGNIPFLERYCAEKGIRLIIIPPFQFEGAVVSSTRIREHLKNGEVEKANDLLARTYYLRGHVEKGFQRGRTIGVPTANVHPDVEFIPRQGVYCTLTKIGAHLHPSITNIGVNPTFQENGKGPVKIETHLFDFDAQLYGIEVEVYLLKFLRDEKKFSGIEELKNQIQNDMADARKYFDEHPHS
- a CDS encoding sensor histidine kinase, whose protein sequence is MCWLIGCLALSNDEITSYDQRFQLRGDQKTSPQIVLITIKQSDFAMIYDARTNFLDNMSEVTDITDSFFWNKPLWSELLLRILRQNPQSVGVTLYFGDNIGTVRMTPEDQRIFLDPRIVWASTTNSLERILTPVFTNRDHNNLGSNELRRDEDGVVRRVFPQRAEMPHLVEKITGKKFPTQLAGLAINYRGSARVFKQYSLSEIIYDELPANAFTDKIILIGAETSSAPVYMTPMGTLSRTEILAHITDTVLGDKWIKRLSFAWYAAGFFVLMLMAVFVITTYPQSVALFFILWIGTLLAALSAWVFDTFYFWSPAFSPFVLLATSWIIFIGYQATKIERQNFHLQQEQEYLAQLEQLKNNFVSLISHDLKTPIAKIQAIVDRLMTQHAHETELGQDLKSLRLFSDELNRYIQSILKVLRVESRDFKINKEVADINEIIEEALQHLRPLARERGIQIHTALEPMFSVEFDTTLLKEVVINLIENAIKYTPSGGQIEVISHESEEFVHVLVKDTGEGIKPEDMEKVWGKFTRGSDQDLRTKGTGLGLYLVKYFIELHGGKVTMESKLGLGTTVAFTLPLDAEEDEVLV
- a CDS encoding sigma-54-dependent transcriptional regulator codes for the protein MINKLHTLIVDDEAELRRSVISILKSTMPEIEFTIEEAATGREALDKVKQQQWDLVLMDVKMPEMNGLEALTAIKEHDPRTFVVLMTAHSNLHDAVVAIKEGAYDYVEKPVQPQQLAEIVRKSLEARDLISSLAMSNPVFDDDIESEIVGGSSKMKEVFNLIYRLCKVDTTVLVRGENGTGKELVARAIHFNSPRKSGAFVAINCGAIPENLMESELFGHEKGAFTGAVERKIGKFQLANNGTLFLDEIGELRPDMQVKLLRVLQERKFTPVGSNREVKTTTRIIAATNRNLEKMMEEGEFREDLFYRLNVMPIFLPPLRERSDDIEALAGNFIKKFSKQHGRQITGITPEALDMLKSYRWPGNIRELENIIERSFIVENSHQITVDSLPDSIKLAPKDGTDKTASVGYSGPLDFDAFKEEMEKEFIVSALKANNGRINQTVAQANIPKNTLLRKIRKYGINVKEYTNEE
- a CDS encoding glycosyltransferase family 9 protein; the encoded protein is MPLNLVVQTAFLGDLLLSIPLLKKCRALWPDHKLGLVCRKGLGDFFVKAGIVDHVYEIEKGKKDTYARIIESLRSENVDHLISPHESMRTVLFCMQIKAAHKVSYKNAWNFLAFQTRVKRDVRLPDAMRQLSLLAPFDPELKKNIEDYVTRAKPYLPADHGLLPAPPEWASMSQREKVLAHSELFQQLKTKFNLQGFENGKAVLIFPGSVWATKRWTEEGFIGVGKALKDQGYEVYVMGGPGEETLSERVAEGIAGSVSLAGKTKIIESAQLIARAALLVGNDSASTHLAAVCETPLIAVFGPTILEFGYRPWSAQSYVVQKEDLRCRPCGKHGHKVCPIKTHVCMKDIPAEEVLRTAGFILR